The Lates calcarifer isolate ASB-BC8 linkage group LG6, TLL_Latcal_v3, whole genome shotgun sequence genome includes a region encoding these proteins:
- the her9 gene encoding hairy-related 9 isoform X1, with amino-acid sequence MPADTMEKQTASPIAGAPANGSHTPDKPKNASEHRKSSKPIMEKRRRARINESLGQLKTLILDALKKDSSRHSKLEKADILEMTVKHLRNLQRVQMSAALSADTTVLGKYRAGFNECMNEVTRFLSTSEGVNTEVRSRLLNHLSNCMGQMMSLNYPQQAPSQQAHLAQPLHVQLPSTLPISGAAVGSKLSPAEGVSPKVFGGFQLVPATDGQFAFLIPNPAFAPATAPVIPLYANAGVPVAVNASPVHGSSAPTAASPVHGMTSFSGGSQQAVSPVGVSTGSESGEAVWRPW; translated from the exons ATGCCAGCTGACACTATGGAAAAGCAGACGGCATCCCCTATTGCCGGTGCTCCTGCAAACGGATCACACACACCGGACAAACCGAAAAATGCCAGCGAGCATAGAAAG TCATCCAAACCCATCATGGAAAAACGCCGGAGAGCAAGAATTAACGAGAGCCTCGGGCAGCTCAAGACACTCATCCTGGACGCACTTAAAAAAGAT AGCTCCAGACACTCCAAGTTGGAAAAAGCAGACATCCTGGAGATGACAGTGAAGCACTTGAGGAACCTGCAGCGCGTGCAGATGAGCG CAGCGCTCTCAGCAGATACCACCGTCCTGGGTAAATACAGAGCCGGATTCAACGAGTGCATGAACGAGGTCACCCGCTTCCTGTCCACCTCCGAGGGGGTGAACACCGAGGTGAGGTCGAGGCTCCTCAACCACCTGTCCAACTGCATGGGCCAGATGATGTCCCTGAACTACCCGCAGCAGGCCCCGTCCCAGCAGGCGCACCTGGCTCAGCCTCTGCACGTGCAGCTCCCATCCACCCTGCCCATCAGCGGTGCCGCTGTGGGCTCCAAGCTCAGCCCAGCGGAGGGAGTCTCCCCGAAGGTGTTCGGCGGGTTCCAGCTGGTGCCCGCGACCGACGGACAGTTCGCCTTTTTGATCCCCAACCCGGCCTTCGCTCCGGCCACGGCCCCCGTCATCCCGCTTTACGCAAACGCAGGAGTGCCCGTGGCGGTTAACGCCAGCCCGGTGCACGGCAGCTCGGCACCGACCGCAGCGTCTCCGGTTCACGGGATGACGTCCTTCTCCGGGGGGTCCCAGCAGGCGGTCAGCCCCGTGGGGGTCAGCACCGGCTCGGAGAGCGGCGAGGCCGTGTGGAGGCCGTGGTAG
- the her9 gene encoding hairy-related 9 isoform X2 has translation MPADTMEKQTASPIAGAPANGSHTPDKPKNASEHRKSSKPIMEKRRRARINESLGQLKTLILDALKKDSSRHSKLEKADILEMTVKHLRNLQRVQMSALSADTTVLGKYRAGFNECMNEVTRFLSTSEGVNTEVRSRLLNHLSNCMGQMMSLNYPQQAPSQQAHLAQPLHVQLPSTLPISGAAVGSKLSPAEGVSPKVFGGFQLVPATDGQFAFLIPNPAFAPATAPVIPLYANAGVPVAVNASPVHGSSAPTAASPVHGMTSFSGGSQQAVSPVGVSTGSESGEAVWRPW, from the exons ATGCCAGCTGACACTATGGAAAAGCAGACGGCATCCCCTATTGCCGGTGCTCCTGCAAACGGATCACACACACCGGACAAACCGAAAAATGCCAGCGAGCATAGAAAG TCATCCAAACCCATCATGGAAAAACGCCGGAGAGCAAGAATTAACGAGAGCCTCGGGCAGCTCAAGACACTCATCCTGGACGCACTTAAAAAAGAT AGCTCCAGACACTCCAAGTTGGAAAAAGCAGACATCCTGGAGATGACAGTGAAGCACTTGAGGAACCTGCAGCGCGTGCAGATGAGCG CGCTCTCAGCAGATACCACCGTCCTGGGTAAATACAGAGCCGGATTCAACGAGTGCATGAACGAGGTCACCCGCTTCCTGTCCACCTCCGAGGGGGTGAACACCGAGGTGAGGTCGAGGCTCCTCAACCACCTGTCCAACTGCATGGGCCAGATGATGTCCCTGAACTACCCGCAGCAGGCCCCGTCCCAGCAGGCGCACCTGGCTCAGCCTCTGCACGTGCAGCTCCCATCCACCCTGCCCATCAGCGGTGCCGCTGTGGGCTCCAAGCTCAGCCCAGCGGAGGGAGTCTCCCCGAAGGTGTTCGGCGGGTTCCAGCTGGTGCCCGCGACCGACGGACAGTTCGCCTTTTTGATCCCCAACCCGGCCTTCGCTCCGGCCACGGCCCCCGTCATCCCGCTTTACGCAAACGCAGGAGTGCCCGTGGCGGTTAACGCCAGCCCGGTGCACGGCAGCTCGGCACCGACCGCAGCGTCTCCGGTTCACGGGATGACGTCCTTCTCCGGGGGGTCCCAGCAGGCGGTCAGCCCCGTGGGGGTCAGCACCGGCTCGGAGAGCGGCGAGGCCGTGTGGAGGCCGTGGTAG